A region of Cheilinus undulatus linkage group 10, ASM1832078v1, whole genome shotgun sequence DNA encodes the following proteins:
- the gabra6a gene encoding gamma-aminobutyric acid receptor subunit alpha-6a yields the protein MFFLQLTLITFISCISLYYVNGNEKVFSDNITRILDRLLDGYDNRLRPGSGGGVTEVKTDIFVTSFGPVSDVEMEYTMDMFFRQMWVDERLKFEGPTEILRLNNKMVDKIWTPDTFFRNSKKSLSHNMTTPNKLFRIMQNGTVLYTMRLTISAECPMRLMNFPMDGHACPLRFGSYAYTSSEIIFTWRKGPIASVDCPKESISLLQYDLVGQTLSSEIFKSNTGQYSVQVVHFHLQRKLGYYLIQTYIPLIMVVVLSQVSFWINKESVPARTVAGITTVLTMTTLSISARQSLPKVAYATAMDWFIAVCFAFVASALVEFAAVNYFATLQAHHLKRKKARQDKLEMLASTTDDGETVSSDGSPQEGLKKRNHSLARSEQGDAPPLPIFLQQGSAFPQIPQLAGTSPIDKYSRILFPLAFALFNGVYWYIYLAKDTMERARDVDVQS from the exons ATGTTTTTTCTACAATTAACTTTAATTACTTTTATCTCTTGTATAAG tctTTACTATgtaaatggaaatgagaagGTTTTCTCAGACAACATCACCCGCATCTTGGACCGACTTTTGGATGGTTATGACAACAGACTGCGGCCAGGATCAGGAG GTGGTGTTACAGAGGTGAAAACAGATATATTTGTCACCAGCTTTGGACCCGTTTCAGATGTGGAGATG GAGTACACCATGGACATGTTCTTCCGCCAGATGTGGGTGGATGAGCGGCTTAAATTTGAGGGCCCAACTGAGATCCTGCGTCTAAACAACAAGATGGTGGACAAGATCTGGACCCCAGACACTTTCTTCCGCAACTCCAAGAAGTCCCTCTCTCATAACATGACCACGCCAAACAAACTCTTTCGCATCATGCAGAATGGGACAGTACTCTACACCATGAG GCTGACAATCAGTGCAGAGTGTCCAATGAGACTGATGAACTTTCCCATGGACGGACATGCCTGTCCTCTCAGATTTGGAAGCT ATGCCTACACAAGCAGTGAAATCATCTTTACCTGGAGAAAGGGACCAATAGCATCAGTTGATTGTCCTAAAGAGTCAATAAGTCTCCTGCAGTATGATCTGGTTGGACAAACTTTGTCGAGCGAGATATTCAAATCAAACACAG GTCAATACTCTGTGCAGGTGGTCCACTTCCACCTCCAGAGGAAGCTGGGCTACTACCTCATACAGACGTACATCCCTCTTATAATGGTGGTAGTGCTGTCACAAGTCTCCTTTTGGATCAACAAAGAGTCTGTTCCTGCACGCACAGTTGCTG GCATTACTACAGTGCTGACCATGACCACCCTGAGCATCAGTGCACGTCAATCACTGCCCAAAGTAGCATACGCTACTGCTATGGATTGGTTCATCGCTGTGTGCTTTGCTTTTGTGGCATCGGCTCTTGTTGAGTTTGCAGCGGTGAACTACTTTGCCACCCTGCAGGCCCATCACcttaaaaggaaaaaggcaAGACAGGACAAGCTGGAGATGTTGGCTAGCACCACTGATGATGGGGAAACAGTTTCG TCTGATGGCAGCCCTCAGGAAGGCCTGAAGAAGAGAAACCATTCACTGGCTCGCAGTGAGCAGGGAGATGCTCCTCCACTGCCCATTTTCCTCCAGCAGGGCTCAGCTTTTCCTCAGATCCCACAGCTGGCTGGAACTAGCCCCATAGACAAGTACTCCCGCATCCTTTTTCCCCTCGCCTTCGCCCTGTTCAACGGGGTCTACTGGTACATCTACCTGGCCAAGGACACCATGGAGAGAGCCAG GGATGTGGATGTTCAAAGCTAA